From Variimorphobacter saccharofermentans, one genomic window encodes:
- a CDS encoding DUF6115 domain-containing protein — MNLLEIILIIIGIIVVIISCVLVDHNQKKDQGSERIIPVQGSITEEDKKYLMKKVEEILSESREETIIRTDDALSKISNEKIMAVSEFSDQILEKIKHNHEEVVFLYNMLNDKEKELKAAVREIDSSRRMVQSMMEGKAEQEKVQTAKHTSSRGVAKSKTQAAQLAKKDKVGSNPNVESENTSETPNPIDHKDRILELNAQGMTVLDISRQLGLGQGEVKLVIDLYRGKK; from the coding sequence ATGAACTTATTAGAAATCATTCTAATCATTATCGGTATTATTGTGGTGATAATCAGCTGTGTTCTCGTAGATCATAATCAAAAGAAGGATCAGGGGAGCGAAAGAATAATACCTGTTCAGGGCAGTATAACAGAGGAAGATAAGAAGTATTTAATGAAGAAAGTGGAAGAGATCTTATCAGAATCACGTGAAGAAACCATTATTCGCACTGATGATGCCTTAAGCAAAATATCGAATGAGAAGATTATGGCTGTCAGTGAATTTTCGGATCAGATATTAGAAAAAATTAAGCATAATCATGAAGAAGTAGTATTTCTTTATAACATGCTTAATGATAAAGAAAAAGAATTAAAAGCAGCAGTAAGGGAGATTGATTCTTCAAGAAGAATGGTCCAGAGTATGATGGAAGGTAAAGCGGAACAGGAGAAGGTCCAGACAGCTAAGCATACCAGTAGCAGAGGGGTAGCTAAGTCCAAAACTCAGGCAGCACAGCTGGCGAAAAAGGATAAGGTTGGTAGTAACCCCAACGTTGAATCGGAAAATACTTCTGAAACACCTAATCCAATCGATCATAAAGATCGTATATTGGAATTGAATGCACAAGGCATGACTGTATTGGATATCTCAAGACAATTGGGATTAGGTCAGGGTGAGGTTAAGTTAGTTATTGACTTGTATAGAGGGAAAAAATAA
- the rpsB gene encoding 30S ribosomal protein S2, which produces MSVISMKQLLEAGVHFGHQTRRWNPKMAEYIYTERNGIYIIDLQKSVGKVDEAYNAIKNVVAEGGTVLFVGTKKQAQDAVKSEAERCGMFYVNERWLGGMLTNFKTIKSRVERLREIERMSEDGTFDVLPKKEVIELKKEWEKLEKNLGGIKNMKKIPDAIFVVDPKKERICIQEAHTLGIPLIGIADTNCDPEELDYVIPGNDDAIRAVKLIVSKMADAVIEANQGVQLTDTDADAASSEAEEEMEEAIAE; this is translated from the coding sequence ATGAGCGTAATTTCAATGAAACAATTATTGGAAGCTGGTGTACATTTTGGACATCAGACAAGAAGATGGAACCCCAAAATGGCGGAATACATCTACACAGAAAGAAATGGCATCTATATTATTGACTTACAGAAATCTGTAGGTAAAGTTGATGAAGCCTATAATGCAATTAAGAATGTAGTTGCAGAAGGAGGTACTGTTCTTTTTGTTGGAACTAAGAAACAGGCACAGGATGCTGTAAAATCAGAAGCAGAACGTTGCGGTATGTTCTACGTAAATGAGAGATGGTTAGGTGGTATGTTAACGAACTTCAAGACCATCAAGAGCAGAGTAGAGAGATTAAGAGAAATCGAAAGAATGTCAGAGGATGGTACTTTTGATGTTCTTCCTAAGAAAGAAGTTATAGAGTTGAAGAAGGAATGGGAGAAGCTTGAGAAAAACCTTGGCGGTATCAAGAACATGAAGAAAATCCCGGATGCTATCTTCGTAGTTGATCCTAAGAAAGAAAGAATTTGTATTCAGGAAGCACATACATTAGGTATTCCTTTGATTGGTATTGCAGATACTAACTGTGATCCTGAGGAATTGGATTATGTAATTCCTGGTAATGATGATGCGATCAGAGCAGTTAAACTGATTGTTTCTAAGATGGCAGATGCTGTTATTGAAGCAAATCAGGGTGTTCAATTAACCGATACTGATGCAGATGCTGCTAGCTCAGAAGCTGAAGAAGAGATGGAAGAAGCTATTGCAGAATAA